The Desulfoplanes formicivorans genomic sequence ATCGATTTGGTTCAGAAATATTTGATCTATGAATGCCCTGACAGAAAAGAATATAGATATAAAAAAACAATATTCGTTACATTTAGAGCTAATGGTGGTGGTACAATGGAAAAACTATACAAAATAAAAGATGTTATAGTTTTTAATCCTACACTCAAATCTGACATCGATAGAGCAAACGAATATATAAATGACAAAAAAATAAATGAAAGACTTAACAAATTCATATCAGAATCAAATTATAAAGATTCAGAAGAAAAAAAATTTTATATACTAGCAGATGATGAAGTTATCGAACTAAAAAATAAACCAAGACCAGCAAGAAATAATGTTAAATTTACATACTATAGATTAGCTGATATCCTTACACAAAAAATAGTAAAACCTGCATCCATGTTTAATTAAGATGGTATAAAGCATATCATGAATATATAACGATCATAGTTACTTCAAATGTTTTTTCAATATAATAGAATTACGAGCAATATTTTGAATTGTTATGATGTGAAAAATCAATCTAGTCGACCATGAAGAACAAACAATATGATGAAATTAATTTTTCTTTATGTTCGACTAGCATAACATTGGCTACTCCTGAATGAACTGTTATCTCCAAAAAATATGTCACCTCAATATGATGCATCTTTCCAAGACCGCAACATCATCTGTTCTTGAACCATTATCCGCAACCATCCCAAATCCTCACGAGGAATCCATATGAACAACACCACCCCCCAAGCGTACTGGTTTGTCGGAGCAACATGGGCTGGCGATGACCAGTCTGAACGATTCATTACCGATGGAATTTGGGAAAACGGGTACGACACCAAGTACACCGATCATGTAAAATCCATGCAGGTTGGTGAACGAATAGCCATCAAAGCCAGCTATACTCGAAAAAACGGCCTTCCTTTCGAGAATAACGACCGGGCTGTTTCTGTCATGGGGATCAAGGCAATCGGAGAAATTACTGCTAATCCCGGGAACGGCCATGCTGTTCATGTAACCTGGAACCGGGTTGATCCTGTACGCGAATGGTATTTTTACACGTACATGGCAGCCCTTTGGAAAGTTGTCCCTGGGTCATCGTGGTATGCCGATGCACTGATCGCCTTTACCTTTGAGGGGCAGGAGCAGGATTACGATCGGTTCAGGAATGAACCTTTTTGGAAGGACAGATACGGGGACACTGGCAATGATCCTGATCCTCGATCAAAACCCGAAATTTCCTTATGGCCAATCAACAAACAATCCAAGGGATTACCCGCATCAAATGGTTATCAGGAAGGGTACAGAGAAGCTGTGAATTTTTGCCAGGCAGGGGTTGACCGGGATGAGTTTGTGGAAAACCTGCGCAATGGTGATTATTTCAACAAGTACACTCCCCTGTCCTGCCGGTCCATTTTCAGCAACTTAAAACGGTTAGGATTGATTGAACATCAGGACAACGGCCTGTGGTATCCCAGTGCAGCAGGGGATGCCTTTTTGGAAGAAGAAGCCCCTGACAGTCTGACCCAAAGAATCATCGAGTCTGCTTTTGGATTTGCGCACATACTGCGCTACACACACGAGCACCCCAATATCGAACGAAACGCTCTGTTTGAAAAACTCAAAAATTTATATCCTCAATGGACGACCAATTATGCGCCAAGCGCTGTTCTGGCTTGGTCAAAAGGTCTTGGGCTGATCAATGACAATGAGGGGGAAATTATCCCTGACCCCCTATGGAGCATATTGGCATTCCGGCCTTCCAGAAGAATTGCCCGAACCTCCCCGCCCTTCGATACCCGTCAAAACAGAAGATAAGGACGAAGCGTCATCATTAATCAACCCGTGGCCAACATTGCAACAGATCAAGGACACCTTTGTCAGTGATCCCGAAGCTGCCCAGTACATCTTTTCCGACACACAAATTCAATCTCTCCACCATGCATGGCATTGTCTGGACACCAAACGCTTTGTGATTCTTTCCGGATTGTCCGGAACAGGGAAGACGGCATTGCTGCGGCATTATGCCCGGCTCTACTGCAAACTTGTCGGGGTTGATCCGGAAAAGCATTCGGCTGTTGTTGCTGTTTCTCCGGACTGGCGGGACCCGTCCGGGTTACTGGGCTATCTCAATGCCCTTCATGCTGACCCGACATTCCAGGCAGAACCGGGCTTGCGGATTGTTCTTGGTGCAGCCCGCAATCCCGAACTCCCCTATTTTCTCATTCTGGACGAAATGAACATGGCCCGGGTGGAGCGATATTTTGCCCCCTTTCTTTCAGCCATGGAAATCAAAGGCCCCATCGTGCTCCATAGTAATGAAGATAACGTCAATGATGTACCGCCGTCCATTACGTGGCCCAGAAACCTTTTTATCGGCGGTACGGTGAACATGGACGAGACCACCCATCCCTTCAGCGACAAGGTTCTGGACCGGGCATTCACCTTTGAATTCTGGGATGTTGATCTACAGGGATATTTCGAACGTCAGCCTGCGGAACATCGTAATACCGCAGTAGAAAAGCTTCTTATCCAGCTTCAAGAGCAACTCAAACCTATCCGTCGTCACTTTGGATATCGGGTAGCCGGTGAAATTCTGGCTTTTGTTCGAGATTGTACGGATGGAGGATCAGTCACTACCGATGCTGGCAATCGTCTTCTGGACCAGGCCATATTTTCCAAAATTCTGCCGCGTCTTCGTGGTGAGGAAAGTCCCGCGCTCATTACCGCCCTCAAGGGGATTGGGGACATCTGTCGGGATCACTCCTTTGATCAATGCGTTCAAAAAATCGAATCCATGCGCCAGCAGCTTGTGGCAACGGGTATTACCAGGTTTTGGTCATGACACCATGTGCCGTATATCATGAGGGGGAAAAAATCGGCCCTCTCAATGGAATCCT encodes the following:
- a CDS encoding McrB family protein produces the protein MQQIKDTFVSDPEAAQYIFSDTQIQSLHHAWHCLDTKRFVILSGLSGTGKTALLRHYARLYCKLVGVDPEKHSAVVAVSPDWRDPSGLLGYLNALHADPTFQAEPGLRIVLGAARNPELPYFLILDEMNMARVERYFAPFLSAMEIKGPIVLHSNEDNVNDVPPSITWPRNLFIGGTVNMDETTHPFSDKVLDRAFTFEFWDVDLQGYFERQPAEHRNTAVEKLLIQLQEQLKPIRRHFGYRVAGEILAFVRDCTDGGSVTTDAGNRLLDQAIFSKILPRLRGEESPALITALKGIGDICRDHSFDQCVQKIESMRQQLVATGITRFWS